From Theileria orientalis strain Shintoku DNA, chromosome 4, complete genome, the proteins below share one genomic window:
- a CDS encoding uncharacterized protein (Hly-III related proteins family protein) has product MKDHKLNFLYNKRKGVPLLRGRIYIFNFLMIPLYYYSITKYELDNDTRLTFYIHFLCYVFNTLACALYHNGSCNLIDRSTYRRMDYAGVFMANLGSPFPGMMYFLKTDLDLIVLLTHLFVNFLGALAYLNTDLIYSKRFYRYVMLAAPNFISVHFLYNIFAHKRYLALVFYLISSTLFMSGAIIWTTQKPNFFEGVFEFHELCHTFYLIAIFMAFMMNCSIIIWQR; this is encoded by the exons atgaaggatcataaattgaattttttatataataagaGAAAGGGCGTCCCTCTATTACGAGGaagaatatatatttttaatttcttgATGATACCATTGTATTATTACAGTATTACAAAATATGAGTTGGATAATGACACTAGACTCACATTCTACATACACTTTTTGTGTTATGTGTTTAATACACTGGCGTGTGCTTTATACCATAATGGCTCCTGTAACTTAATAGACAGATCAACCTATAGAAGAATGGATTACGCAG GGGTATTTATGGCAAATTTGGGATCGCCCTTTCCCGGAATGATGTATTTCCTGAAAACAGACTTGGATCTTATTGTATTATTGACACATttgtttgtaaattttcTAG gAGCTTTGGCGTATTTAAACACGGACCTTATTTACTCAAAGAGGTTTTACAGATACGTGATGCTGGCGGCACCAAACTTTATTTCAGTACattttttgtacaatatttttgcACACAAAAGGTACCTGGCCCTAGTATTTTACCTTATATCCTCAACTTTGTTCATGTCCGGGGCTATCATTTGGACGACTCAGAAGCCAAATTTTTTTGAAGGAGTGTTTGAGTTCCACGAACTTTGCCATACATTTTATCTAATTGCCATATTTATGGCCTTTATGATGAATTGTAGCATAATAATATGGCAAAGGTAA